The Hemibagrus wyckioides isolate EC202008001 linkage group LG25, SWU_Hwy_1.0, whole genome shotgun sequence genome has a segment encoding these proteins:
- the pax1b gene encoding paired box protein Pax-1 isoform X1 has product MEQPSYGEVNQLGGVFVNGRPLPNAIRVRIVELAQLGIRPCDISRQLRVSHGCVSKILARYHETGSVLPGAIGGSKPRVTTPNVVKSIREYKRADPGMFAWEIRDRLLADGVCDKYNVPSVSSISRILRNKIGNLSQPGQHETGVKPHAPPIPYSPVCAYPYPNAISPTGTKLGGPPGVGVGLSRAWPSVHTVSNILGIRAFMDPSAIAGPEGYQQKMEEWPCVNRTSFPSHAVNGLDRSPIDTDIKYNQSPSSLSGYMPPCPYSSPSQCGVYGANYGHHWQPQGTGLAHNDSHLHTAMNFKHPSDVADRKPPSPLIKQQHDVLSSAHSLALPTSAS; this is encoded by the exons ATGG agcAACCGTCCTACGGCGAGGTGAATCAGCTGGGCGGCGTGTTTGTGAACGGTCGGCCTCTACCCAACGCCATCCGCGTGCGCATCGTGGAGCTCGCGCAGCTCGGTATTCGCCCGTGCGATATCAGCCGCCAGCTGCGCGTCTCTCACGGCTGCGTGAGCAAGATCCTGGCCCGCTACCACGAGACAGGCTCCGTGCTGCCGGGTGCCATTGGCGGCAGCAAGCCGCGCGTGACCACACCCAACGTGGTGAAAAGCATACGGGAGTATAAGCGCGCGGACCCGGGTATGTTTGCCTGGGAGATTCGGGACCGGCTGCTGGCCGACGGTGTGTGCGACAAATATAACGTACCGTCGGTGAGCTCCATCAGTCGCATTTTGAGGAATAAGATTGGGAACCTGTCGCAGCCTGGACAGCACGAGACCGGCGTTAAACCTCACGCCCCGCCGATTCCTTACAGCCCTGTGTGTGCTTATCCCTACCCCAACGCCATCTCACCTACCGGCACAAAACTCGGCGGCCCTCCTGGTGTCGGGGTCGGTCTGTCTCGGGCCTGGCCTTCAGTGCACACCGTCAGCAACATCTTAGGGATACGAGCTTTCATGGACCCCTCAG CTATCGCTGGACCAGAGGGCTATCAGCAGAAAATGGAGGAGTGGCCATGTGTAAACAGAACATCATTTCCCTCCCATGCAGTTAACGGCCTTGACAGATCACCTATAGACACGGATATAAAATACAATCAG TCTCCCTCGAGTCTTAGCGGATATATGCCCCCCTGCCCCTATTCTTCCCCCAGTCAGTGCGGGGTGTACGGGGCAAACTATGGGCATCACTGGCAGCCTCAGGGAACAGGCCTGGCGCACAACgactcacaccttcacactgccATGAACTTCAAACATCCATCAGATG TGGCAGACAGAAAACCTCCGAGTCCTCTGATTAAGCAGCAGCATGATGTACTGAGCAGCGCTCACAGCCTGGCCTTACCCACTTCAGCCTCATAA
- the pax1b gene encoding paired box protein Pax-1 isoform X2, translating to MEQPSYGEVNQLGGVFVNGRPLPNAIRVRIVELAQLGIRPCDISRQLRVSHGCVSKILARYHETGSVLPGAIGGSKPRVTTPNVVKSIREYKRADPGMFAWEIRDRLLADGVCDKYNVPSVSSISRILRNKIGNLSQPGQHETGVKPHAPPIPYSPVCAYPYPNAISPTGTKLGGPPGVGVGLSRAWPSVHTVSNILGIRAFMDPSAIAGPEGYQQKMEEWPCVNRTSFPSHAVNGLDRSPIDTDIKYNQSVRGVRGKLWASLAASGNRPGAQRLTPSHCHELQTSIRCGRQKTSESSD from the exons ATGG agcAACCGTCCTACGGCGAGGTGAATCAGCTGGGCGGCGTGTTTGTGAACGGTCGGCCTCTACCCAACGCCATCCGCGTGCGCATCGTGGAGCTCGCGCAGCTCGGTATTCGCCCGTGCGATATCAGCCGCCAGCTGCGCGTCTCTCACGGCTGCGTGAGCAAGATCCTGGCCCGCTACCACGAGACAGGCTCCGTGCTGCCGGGTGCCATTGGCGGCAGCAAGCCGCGCGTGACCACACCCAACGTGGTGAAAAGCATACGGGAGTATAAGCGCGCGGACCCGGGTATGTTTGCCTGGGAGATTCGGGACCGGCTGCTGGCCGACGGTGTGTGCGACAAATATAACGTACCGTCGGTGAGCTCCATCAGTCGCATTTTGAGGAATAAGATTGGGAACCTGTCGCAGCCTGGACAGCACGAGACCGGCGTTAAACCTCACGCCCCGCCGATTCCTTACAGCCCTGTGTGTGCTTATCCCTACCCCAACGCCATCTCACCTACCGGCACAAAACTCGGCGGCCCTCCTGGTGTCGGGGTCGGTCTGTCTCGGGCCTGGCCTTCAGTGCACACCGTCAGCAACATCTTAGGGATACGAGCTTTCATGGACCCCTCAG CTATCGCTGGACCAGAGGGCTATCAGCAGAAAATGGAGGAGTGGCCATGTGTAAACAGAACATCATTTCCCTCCCATGCAGTTAACGGCCTTGACAGATCACCTATAGACACGGATATAAAATACAATCAG TCAGTGCGGGGTGTACGGGGCAAACTATGGGCATCACTGGCAGCCTCAGGGAACAGGCCTGGCGCACAACgactcacaccttcacactgccATGAACTTCAAACATCCATCAGATG TGGCAGACAGAAAACCTCCGAGTCCTCTGATTAA
- the nkx2.4b gene encoding NK2 homeobox 4b: MSLSPKHSTPFSVSDILSPLEESCFKKFACMEGAYRQPPPPAQGAQHQHHHHQHHHHHQQQQQQQQQHGVNHGAYHVPHGMSQFSHAAVAGYCNGSLGGVAELPTYQESVRSGAATAAWYGANPEPRYAALPRFMGSSTAMNMNMGALAGMDAKSMVTLHAAPRRKRRVLFSQAQVYELERRFKQQRYLSAPEREHLASLIHLTPNQVKIWFQNHRYKMKRQAKDKATREPQLQQQQQDGGDACHQQHSPRRVTVPVLVKDGKPCQNGTDTQTSGQNVAMAAVPLQQRSQTVETLASAADELDDMAPSPPALHGAHLPGLSHLDSALLEYNMAGSNLLYGRTW; this comes from the exons ATGTCCCTGAGCCCGAAACACTCCACACCTTTCTCCGTGAGCGACATCCTGAGCCCGCTGGAGGAGAGCTGCTTTAAGAAGTTTGCGTGCATGGAGGGCGCTTACCGGCAGCCTCCTCCTCCTGCGCAGGGCGCACAGCATCAgcaccatcaccatcaacaccatcaccaccaccagcaacagcagcaacagcagcagcagcacggAGTGAACCACGGAGCTTATCACGTGCCGCACGGCATGTCCCAGTTCTCACACGCGGCCGTGGCGGGATACTGTAACGGGAGCCTCGGCGGAGTGGCGGAGCTGCCCACTTACCAAGAGAGCGTCAGGAGCGGCGCTGCAACTGCGGCTTGGTACGGAGCGAACCCGGAACCGCGTTACGCAGCAC tTCCTAGGTTCATGGGCTCCTCCACTGCTATGAACATGAATATGGGCGCTCTCGCGGGAATGGACGCCAAGTCCATGGTGACTCTGCACGCGGCTCCGCGCCGGAAGCGTCGCGTGCTTTTCTCGCAGGCGCAGGTGTATGAACTCGAGCGCAGGTTCAAACAGCAGCGCTACCTGTCAGCGCCCGAGCGCGAGCACCTAGCCAGTCTGATCCACCTGACGCCGAACCAGGTGAAGATCTGGTTCCAGAACCACCGCTACAAAATGAAACGGCAGGCCAAAGACAAAGCGACGCGCGAGCCGcagctccagcagcagcagcaggacgGCGGGGACGCGTGTCATCAGCAGCATTCACCGAGGCGCGTGACCGTGCCTGTGCTCGTCAAAGACGGTAAACCCTGTCAGAACGGAACCGACACACAGACTTCAGGCCAAAACGTTGCCATGGCTGCGGTTCCACTTCAGCAACGAAGCCAAACAGTGGAGACGTTAGCGTCCGCAGCGGATGAGCTCGACGACATGGCACCGAGTCCTCCAGCGCTGCACGGCGCTCACCTCCCCGGCCTGTCTCACCTGGACTCCGCCCTCCTGGAGTACAACATGGCGGGCTCGAACCTGCTGTACGGCAGAACTTGGTAG